From Leptospira venezuelensis, a single genomic window includes:
- a CDS encoding TIGR04452 family lipoprotein has protein sequence MRIGILPLLFILTIAVNCVALNTTGLTNRYKGSEAKDKIEEAATVAAQLYAIGTGDFSGSTYLNNIYLPPILAGIKPGEYYAKEDVNACVDEIKLFGALKLQPSIAVLFGQCSNLQPDNNVYGNVN, from the coding sequence ATGAGGATCGGAATATTACCGCTCTTATTTATTCTAACGATCGCAGTAAACTGCGTGGCGTTAAACACTACCGGATTAACGAATCGTTATAAAGGAAGTGAGGCAAAGGATAAAATAGAAGAGGCGGCTACTGTCGCGGCTCAATTATATGCGATTGGGACTGGAGACTTTTCAGGCTCTACTTATTTAAATAATATATATCTTCCACCAATTTTGGCAGGAATCAAGCCGGGCGAATATTACGCTAAGGAAGATGTAAATGCCTGTGTGGACGAGATTAAATTGTTTGGAGCATTGAAGCTTCAACCTTCTATCGCCGTACTGTTTGGGCAATGTTCAAACCTGCAGCCTGATAATAATGTGTATGGAAATGTAAACTAG
- a CDS encoding UDP-3-O-acyl-N-acetylglucosamine deacetylase, which translates to MKVLTQISEIKNLVSDRNPEILHLPPEFAEKVEIDPNYSYTIQKEFSVEGKATFENKDSVVKVSPAQNGKSGFSWNGIRYDLDSEKCKKGNHNIQLGEVKVIEHPLAWMLAFGIYADFSLTESSFPTFDYCDRVYMDQFKGNWRRLGERKKITVSSPFALVWDKGYCILEPAVQDSKGLLIDHQVEYPGTTVGKSRIVTELTPENFSYFGDARTTAFRNKKDAESFYQIGLAGGLKDYPFTLENVLLLDEDKIYNIRDKFKDPRSDYNYEFICHEMIDIISWLRFVEEKYEGKFFGKMTTFLFDHHKQIDIAQFSCNQDELKKHGIRIGN; encoded by the coding sequence ATGAAGGTCCTGACTCAAATTTCTGAAATTAAAAACTTAGTCTCGGATCGAAATCCGGAAATTCTACATCTTCCTCCTGAGTTTGCAGAGAAGGTAGAGATAGATCCGAATTATTCTTATACGATTCAAAAAGAATTTAGTGTAGAAGGTAAGGCCACTTTTGAAAACAAGGATTCGGTAGTTAAAGTCAGTCCTGCTCAGAATGGAAAATCCGGATTTAGCTGGAATGGAATTCGATACGATCTGGATAGTGAGAAATGTAAAAAAGGAAATCATAATATACAGCTGGGAGAAGTGAAGGTGATAGAACATCCTCTAGCCTGGATGTTAGCCTTTGGTATTTATGCTGACTTTAGTTTAACTGAATCCAGTTTTCCTACTTTCGATTATTGTGACCGGGTCTATATGGATCAATTTAAAGGGAATTGGAGAAGGTTAGGAGAAAGGAAAAAAATCACAGTATCTTCTCCGTTTGCACTAGTATGGGATAAGGGGTATTGTATTTTAGAACCAGCGGTCCAGGACTCAAAAGGCCTTTTGATAGACCACCAAGTAGAATATCCCGGAACCACAGTTGGAAAATCCAGGATCGTGACAGAACTGACTCCTGAAAATTTTTCTTATTTTGGAGACGCAAGAACGACTGCGTTCCGTAATAAAAAGGACGCGGAAAGTTTTTACCAAATCGGACTTGCTGGAGGATTGAAAGATTATCCGTTCACCTTGGAAAATGTATTACTATTAGATGAAGATAAAATTTATAATATTCGGGACAAATTTAAGGACCCAAGGTCAGATTATAATTACGAATTCATCTGTCACGAGATGATAGATATCATTTCCTGGTTACGCTTTGTAGAAGAAAAATATGAGGGAAAGTTTTTTGGAAAGATGACAACCTTTCTTTTTGATCATCATAAGCAGATAGATATTGCTCAATTTTCCTGTAATCAGGACGAATTGAAAAAACATGGGATCAGAATCGGAAATTAA
- a CDS encoding DUF6989 domain-containing protein, translated as MILIIPISYRFFLKSFCYREINQAGKGGKKIAWTTYKDRNPSMKTTEKHSIFFHISFTILCIIVLLLPIPATSGWRMFFLVLVYNISLPIVAQVWDHDRWMDIFLFVLPVSILQVIPDWFLSKVLGILVFPPDGFYKFGTVSAYMAGLWTIPLFIIVYVSTRFEKRYPEANPISKYLLAGVSSFLIFFLSEEFMRLIPVWYAQNVSMIGHTAIYVLFPEFVLGIFATFAYFHTEHKPFRTKLLWAIPTMFVYLGALSFSYLFVEGVWKV; from the coding sequence GTGATTCTTATAATACCTATCTCTTATAGATTTTTCCTGAAATCCTTTTGTTATAGGGAAATAAATCAAGCGGGAAAAGGAGGAAAAAAGATTGCCTGGACTACCTATAAAGATAGAAATCCATCGATGAAAACGACAGAAAAGCATTCTATATTCTTTCATATCTCCTTCACAATACTATGTATCATAGTTCTATTACTTCCGATCCCTGCGACCAGCGGTTGGAGAATGTTTTTTCTGGTCCTAGTCTATAATATCTCTCTCCCTATTGTTGCCCAAGTGTGGGACCATGATCGTTGGATGGATATTTTCCTTTTTGTTTTGCCTGTTAGTATTCTACAGGTAATTCCGGATTGGTTTCTATCCAAGGTGCTTGGCATTTTAGTATTTCCGCCGGATGGATTTTATAAATTTGGAACAGTGTCCGCATACATGGCAGGACTCTGGACCATCCCGCTATTTATAATAGTATATGTTTCTACTCGATTTGAGAAAAGATATCCGGAAGCAAATCCGATCAGCAAATATCTATTAGCTGGAGTAAGCTCGTTTCTTATCTTTTTCTTATCCGAAGAATTTATGAGACTGATTCCAGTTTGGTATGCTCAGAATGTTTCTATGATCGGTCATACAGCGATCTACGTCTTGTTCCCTGAATTTGTTTTAGGTATCTTTGCAACATTTGCATATTTTCACACAGAGCATAAACCTTTCAGAACAAAATTACTTTGGGCGATCCCGACCATGTTTGTATATTTGGGTGCGCTCTCTTTCAGTTATCTATTTGTAGAAGGTGTCTGGAAAGTTTAA
- the eno gene encoding phosphopyruvate hydratase — MSQSSKISAIRAREIMDSRGNPTVEVDVKLEDGSFGRAAVPSGASTGEYEAVELRDGDKSRYLGKGVLKAVENVNVKIKDVLIGEDALDQNRIDSLMLDKDGTKNKSKLGANAILGTSLAVAKAAASHTRLPLYRYIGGNFAKELPVPMMNIINGGAHADNNVDFQEFMILPVGVNSFREALRVGAEVFHSLKSVLKSKKLNTAVGDEGGFAPDLASNLEGLEVILQAIEKAGYKPEKDVLLGLDAASSEFFDKTKKKYVLGGEGNKEFSSAELVEYYSNLVSKYPIITIEDGLDENDWEGWKLLSEKLGKKIQLVGDDLFVTNIEKLSQGISQKVGNSILIKVNQIGSLSETLASIDMAKKAKYTNVISHRSGETEDVTISHIAVGTNAGQIKTGSLSRTDRIAKYNELLRIEEELGSSAVYKGRNTFYNL, encoded by the coding sequence ATGTCCCAATCCTCCAAAATTTCGGCGATCCGCGCCCGCGAAATCATGGATTCCAGAGGCAATCCTACGGTTGAAGTAGATGTAAAACTGGAAGATGGCTCTTTCGGTAGAGCTGCAGTCCCTTCTGGAGCATCCACAGGAGAATACGAAGCAGTAGAACTTAGAGACGGAGACAAATCCCGTTATTTAGGCAAAGGTGTTCTGAAAGCTGTCGAGAATGTAAACGTAAAGATTAAAGACGTTCTAATCGGTGAAGATGCTTTAGACCAGAACCGAATTGATTCCCTGATGTTGGACAAGGACGGAACCAAAAACAAATCCAAATTAGGTGCAAACGCGATCCTTGGAACTTCCCTTGCAGTAGCAAAAGCGGCAGCTTCTCATACTAGACTTCCACTATACAGATATATTGGTGGAAACTTCGCAAAGGAACTTCCAGTTCCTATGATGAATATTATCAACGGCGGAGCTCACGCAGACAATAACGTAGACTTCCAAGAATTTATGATCCTACCTGTGGGAGTAAATAGCTTCCGCGAAGCTTTAAGAGTTGGGGCAGAAGTTTTCCATAGTCTCAAGTCGGTTCTTAAATCCAAAAAACTGAATACCGCAGTTGGAGATGAGGGTGGATTCGCACCTGACCTAGCAAGCAACCTGGAAGGATTAGAAGTTATTCTCCAAGCCATCGAAAAAGCGGGCTATAAGCCTGAAAAAGACGTATTATTGGGTCTGGACGCTGCTTCTTCCGAGTTTTTTGACAAAACCAAGAAGAAGTACGTTCTGGGCGGAGAAGGAAATAAAGAGTTCTCCAGCGCAGAATTAGTGGAATACTATTCAAATCTAGTCTCAAAGTATCCGATCATTACTATTGAAGACGGTCTGGATGAGAACGACTGGGAAGGTTGGAAACTTCTAAGCGAGAAATTGGGTAAGAAGATCCAACTCGTAGGTGATGATTTATTCGTTACCAATATAGAAAAACTTTCTCAGGGAATTTCCCAAAAGGTGGGCAATTCCATCCTGATCAAAGTGAACCAAATCGGAAGTTTATCCGAAACATTGGCGTCCATCGATATGGCTAAAAAAGCCAAATATACGAATGTGATTAGCCATAGATCTGGAGAAACCGAGGACGTAACTATTTCGCATATCGCAGTAGGTACGAACGCGGGCCAGATCAAAACTGGTTCCCTTTCCAGGACCGATAGGATCGCTAAATATAACGAACTTTTGAGAATCGAAGAAGAATTAGGTTCTTCTGCGGTTTACAAAGGGAGAAATACATTCTATAATCTTTAA
- a CDS encoding septum formation initiator family protein yields MGMNLANKLFLLLLFLSGMFYFTVLGESGLVVRSTLETSLSSLRLDVERLEYENRQLEERQKLLRDDKVALEKEARKYYLLSENAQIIKFREPEPKAENRPVLASRLIALRADRDMPVPPIQLLRFFYVSFVAFVFIGVFRKLRRKKLEERTAA; encoded by the coding sequence ATGGGTATGAATCTGGCGAACAAACTGTTTTTACTTCTGCTTTTCCTTTCCGGAATGTTTTACTTCACGGTGTTGGGAGAGTCAGGTTTGGTCGTACGTTCTACCCTAGAAACCAGTCTTTCCAGCCTTAGATTGGATGTGGAAAGACTGGAGTATGAAAATAGACAATTAGAAGAAAGGCAAAAACTTCTAAGAGATGATAAGGTTGCATTAGAGAAAGAAGCTAGAAAGTATTATCTTCTCTCCGAAAACGCACAAATTATTAAATTTAGGGAGCCAGAACCAAAAGCGGAGAATCGTCCGGTCCTCGCCTCCCGTCTAATTGCTTTAAGAGCGGACCGTGATATGCCGGTCCCTCCGATCCAGTTACTTCGCTTTTTTTACGTTTCCTTTGTAGCTTTCGTATTTATTGGAGTTTTCAGGAAATTACGGAGGAAGAAACTGGAAGAACGAACCGCTGCTTAA
- a CDS encoding ClpP family protease has protein sequence MSETEKISEVIEELAGSKISKKFIDHRKIFLWGAVTDESAKDIVGKLLYLEMADPGKEITFYINSPGGVVTSGLTIFDTMKMISSPVHTVCMGLAASMGSVLLAAGVKGKRSIWPNGKVMIHQPSIGGQIVAPATDLQIHAEEILKTRARLNQILAEACGQPVEKLEEDTDRDYYMDAEEAIKYGIVDTLATKIEFPKLN, from the coding sequence ATGTCTGAGACTGAAAAAATATCCGAAGTAATCGAAGAATTAGCCGGTAGCAAAATTTCCAAAAAGTTCATCGACCATAGAAAGATTTTCTTATGGGGAGCGGTTACAGATGAATCCGCAAAAGACATCGTAGGCAAACTACTCTATCTAGAAATGGCTGATCCAGGAAAAGAAATTACATTCTATATCAATAGTCCCGGAGGAGTTGTTACTTCAGGACTTACCATCTTCGACACAATGAAGATGATCTCTTCTCCAGTTCATACTGTATGTATGGGACTTGCAGCGTCTATGGGATCCGTCTTACTCGCAGCTGGAGTCAAAGGAAAAAGATCCATCTGGCCTAATGGTAAAGTTATGATCCACCAACCTAGCATCGGTGGACAGATTGTAGCTCCAGCAACCGACCTACAGATCCACGCCGAAGAAATCCTAAAGACTAGAGCAAGATTGAACCAAATTCTTGCAGAAGCTTGCGGTCAACCTGTTGAAAAGCTGGAAGAAGATACAGACCGAGACTATTATATGGATGCAGAAGAAGCGATCAAATACGGGATCGTAGACACTCTCGCTACCAAAATCGAATTCCCTAAACTAAATTAA
- a CDS encoding YheT family hydrolase → MEASHFRPKRFVSGKHAQTIYSTLFPPENPLRTSYYCEDILLTVSGESGDKLWLEHNPPVSSYRKSAIPSNGTYILMIHGMEGDSESSYLVSLATSALERGYGIIRMNLRNCGRGRGFAKKSYYAGQSEDVQDVLDYIHEYLSKKIFVSGFSLSANLVLKFFGESRNHKSIAFSSVSPPLDLAKNCDFIDSLSGRFYRSHFISSFKKKIKEGIIELTPLQLENLKKVRTFFDFDDMITAPSFGYPSAMEYYKKNSCINYIQSITHPGILIHAEDDPVVPLFEWNSIDWSKLPNLKTILTKQGGHVGFVTDSNPDLPDGRWLTKILLDYFDSKL, encoded by the coding sequence ATGGAAGCCTCTCATTTTCGACCTAAAAGATTCGTCTCGGGCAAACACGCTCAGACTATTTATAGCACTCTTTTCCCTCCTGAAAATCCACTTAGGACTTCTTATTACTGCGAAGACATTCTTTTAACTGTAAGCGGAGAATCAGGAGATAAACTTTGGTTAGAACATAATCCTCCAGTTTCTTCCTATCGAAAGAGTGCAATACCTTCAAATGGAACTTACATTTTAATGATCCATGGAATGGAAGGTGATTCAGAAAGTTCTTATTTAGTGTCTCTTGCAACCTCTGCTTTAGAAAGAGGATACGGCATCATCCGTATGAATCTACGAAATTGCGGAAGAGGAAGAGGTTTCGCAAAAAAATCGTATTACGCGGGACAATCGGAAGATGTTCAGGATGTTCTAGATTATATCCACGAGTATCTGAGTAAAAAGATCTTTGTGTCTGGATTTTCTCTCTCTGCAAATCTAGTTTTGAAATTTTTTGGAGAATCCAGAAATCATAAGTCTATCGCATTCTCCTCAGTTTCCCCTCCGCTGGACCTTGCAAAAAATTGTGATTTTATAGATTCACTTTCTGGAAGATTTTATAGAAGTCATTTTATTAGCAGTTTTAAAAAGAAGATCAAAGAAGGAATTATAGAACTAACTCCCCTTCAGTTGGAAAACTTAAAAAAGGTCAGAACGTTCTTCGACTTCGACGATATGATCACCGCTCCTTCTTTTGGATATCCTAGCGCGATGGAATATTACAAAAAGAACTCATGTATCAATTATATACAATCCATCACTCATCCAGGGATCTTAATCCATGCAGAAGATGATCCAGTAGTTCCTTTATTCGAATGGAATTCTATCGACTGGTCTAAACTTCCGAATTTAAAAACCATTCTGACAAAACAAGGTGGCCATGTGGGATTTGTAACTGATTCCAATCCTGACCTTCCAGATGGCCGTTGGCTTACTAAAATTCTGCTGGATTATTTCGATTCCAAATTATAA